Proteins encoded within one genomic window of Plasmodium cynomolgi strain B DNA, chromosome 11, whole genome shotgun sequence:
- a CDS encoding hypothetical protein (putative) gives DKLGTSLVKNVTSNGEFALRTQRLLGESRLSRDSLLLDSFYDDDELFDYDGDHKSKRDVKDRHHRHRHSQRHKHRHSHRHSTSRSKREEKKNEDDVLSLSQFNIDEDDDEKVEENVLSRLRSNDYDDVINLTNARRSNSRHRISSMDIDLRPGHEDDLIVKRRKGSSGVTRKADSYGDKKIHDTLSSLDDYRDYQWRGRRPRKRGSGSTAAKVLGAMGALALSHHFMGFFLTTSNVVTLPLAASACVLGGILYKKNKDKNKYRRHPGRSITY, from the coding sequence GACAAACTTGGAACATCATTGGTTAAGAATGTGACTTCCAATGGTGAATTTGCTTTAAGAACTCAACGATTATTAGGAGAAAGTAGATTGAGTCGAGATTCCCTTTTGTTAGATTCTTTttatgatgatgatgaattATTCGATTATGATGGTGATCACAAGTCAAAACGTGATGTAAAAGATAGGCACCATCGCCACCGCCATAGTCAACGACATAAACATCGACACAGTCATAGACATAGCACATCACGAAGTaaaagagaggaaaaaaaaaatgaagatgatgTACTTAGCTTATCCCAATTTAATATAGATGAAGATGATGATGAAAAGGTTGAAGAAAATGTTTTATCACGACTTAGATCCAATGATTATGATGATGTAATAAATCTAACGAATGCAAGAAGATCTAATTCGAGACACAGAATATCATCAATGGATATCGATTTACGTCCAGGACATGAAGATGATTTGATtgttaaaagaagaaaaggatcTAGTGGTGTGACTAGAAAAGCTGATAGTTATGGTGATAAGAAAATTCACGATACCTTGAGTTCTTTAGACGATTATAGGGATTATCAatggagagggagaagacCTAGGAAAAGGGGTTCTGGTAGCACAGCTGCAAAGGTATTGGGTGCTATGGGTGCACTTGCATTATCTCATCACTTcatgggtttttttttaacgacaaGTAATGTTGTTACTTTGCCTTTGGCAGCTTCCGCCTGTGTATTAGGGGgaattttgtacaaaaaaaataaagataaaaacaAGTATAGGAGACATCCCGGAAGAAGCATAACTTACTAA